In Desulfotignum phosphitoxidans DSM 13687, the genomic stretch TACCGGAAATCGGCCGGTTCGACGGTGTGGAAGCCACTGATACAAAAACCACCTACTATGGCATCAAGTGGCAGATCAATTTTTAAACCATTGATGCGCTGGCACTTTCAGAAATGTATCACCCCTGCTTGCCGGTCATCTCATGGATAGTCACCTGGACCACGGCAGTTTTTGCCAGCTTCTCTTCCGGATAGTCAAAGGACCGGCCCGAATAATGGGCCATGATGATATCTAAGCCGGCTTTCTTTTCCGCCGGGGTGTCCAGAATCCGGGCAGTCCCCGTGCCGATAACGCTTTTAAACGACACGCCCCAGTCACAGGCGGCAGCCGCCTTGTTCATCTTTACCATTTCGTCCACTTCAAAACAGACCTGGGGATCTGCCTTGAGCACATCGATTTTCCGTCCCTCCGGGGCACTGTGAAAATACAGAGACCCGTTCCCGTACCCGAAATTCAACGGCACCACATAAGGCTGCCCCTGATCCACCATGGCCAGGCGGCAGACCTGCGCCTGTGCCAGGATCTGTTCCATCTGTTTTTTATCTGTGATCTGTTTTTCCTTTCGCCGCATCCGCATTCCTCCTTTGCTC encodes the following:
- a CDS encoding pyridoxamine 5'-phosphate oxidase family protein, which codes for MRRKEKQITDKKQMEQILAQAQVCRLAMVDQGQPYVVPLNFGYGNGSLYFHSAPEGRKIDVLKADPQVCFEVDEMVKMNKAAAACDWGVSFKSVIGTGTARILDTPAEKKAGLDIIMAHYSGRSFDYPEEKLAKTAVVQVTIHEMTGKQG